A genomic window from Parvularcula sp. LCG005 includes:
- a CDS encoding DUF4145 domain-containing protein translates to MIILDCGACGREQTSADLLQFRISPDEAGEILQVKLFCYCRVCRSEFLGLGVVDKLKLPLLRKLVDDGQAKGDYTDLFFAAIPLYVRPPPKNVPEHLPNAIEKIFVEALECAAYSLWTASAAMCRLALDRMSKDVLESIHGFEEHTTKSDRERLANRLEWLFEHDNLPSSLAEICQIVRLNGNDAVHDGNTPEIEAKDMCDFTTEILRSVYTEPERRRMAIERRYDRRR, encoded by the coding sequence ATGATAATCCTCGACTGCGGTGCATGTGGTAGAGAGCAGACCTCAGCCGATTTGCTACAATTCAGGATTTCACCGGATGAAGCTGGTGAAATCCTGCAGGTCAAATTATTCTGCTATTGCCGAGTTTGTCGATCTGAATTTCTTGGCTTAGGCGTTGTAGACAAGCTAAAATTACCTTTGCTTCGCAAGCTGGTGGACGATGGGCAGGCAAAGGGTGATTACACTGACCTGTTTTTCGCAGCTATTCCGCTTTACGTCCGCCCACCACCGAAAAACGTACCTGAACATCTACCCAATGCGATAGAGAAAATCTTCGTCGAGGCCTTGGAGTGCGCGGCATACTCCTTATGGACGGCATCAGCTGCAATGTGTCGGTTAGCCTTGGATAGAATGAGTAAGGACGTCTTGGAATCGATACATGGATTTGAAGAGCATACGACCAAGAGTGATCGTGAGAGATTGGCGAATAGGCTGGAATGGTTGTTTGAGCACGACAATTTGCCAAGCTCATTGGCTGAAATTTGTCAGATAGTCCGTCTCAATGGCAATGATGCCGTGCATGATGGAAATACGCCGGAAATTGAAGCGAAAGACATGTGTGATTTCACAACAGAGATTTTGCGGAGTGTTTATACGGAGCCAGAACGCAGACGGATGGCAATTGAACGGCGATATGACAGGCGTCGCTAA
- a CDS encoding ribonucleoside-diphosphate reductase subunit alpha, translated as MREVSLTEKAEARISNKTTNPASPAAEPKDRADRPHLKVVREVVVDHSRDALLTDFGKKTMDDRYLLEGESYQDMFARVATAYGDDADHAQRIYDYISKLWFMPATPVLSNGGAKRGLPISCFLNAVNDSLDGIVGTWNENVWLASNGGGIGTYWGGVRSIGEKVKGAGATSGIIPFIRVMDSLTLAISQGSLRRGSAACYLDVHHPEIEEFLEIRKPSGDFNRKSLNLHHGINITDEFMNAVAKDEEFGLRSPKSGEVLRRINARKLWQKILEIRLQTGEPYLIFSDTVNRSMAKHQRDLGLKVSTSNLCAEIMLHTGDDHLGNERTAVCCLSSVNAEKYFEWKDEPRFIEDVMRFLDNVLEDFIQRAPSEMAKAVYSAQRERSVGLGLMGFHSFLQQMGVPFESAMAKSWNIRLFKHIRMGADAASVALAEERGACLDAEECGIKQRFSHKLAIAPTASISIICGGASPCIEPIPANVYTHKTLSGSHTVKNQALEKLLESKGVNDDDTWASILEHEGSVQHLDCLSQDEKDIFKTAFELDQRWVIDFAADRAPFICQSQSINVFIPSDVNKWDLHMLHWTAWEKGVKSLYYCRSKSVQRTAFAGGTRVDSAEASMAAAGAARTDYDECLACQ; from the coding sequence ATGCGCGAAGTTTCGCTCACTGAAAAAGCTGAGGCCCGGATCAGCAACAAGACGACGAATCCAGCATCCCCTGCTGCCGAACCGAAGGATCGCGCCGACCGGCCGCATCTGAAGGTGGTGCGCGAGGTGGTGGTCGATCATTCCCGTGATGCCCTGCTGACCGATTTTGGCAAGAAGACCATGGATGACCGCTATCTGCTCGAAGGCGAGTCCTATCAGGACATGTTCGCCCGGGTGGCCACGGCCTATGGTGACGATGCCGACCACGCCCAGCGCATCTATGACTATATTTCAAAGCTGTGGTTCATGCCGGCGACGCCCGTGCTGTCCAATGGCGGGGCGAAACGCGGCCTGCCCATCTCCTGCTTCCTCAATGCCGTGAATGACAGCCTTGATGGCATTGTCGGCACCTGGAACGAGAATGTCTGGCTTGCCTCCAATGGCGGTGGCATCGGCACCTATTGGGGCGGCGTCCGCTCGATCGGGGAAAAGGTGAAGGGCGCAGGCGCGACCTCCGGCATCATCCCGTTCATCCGCGTCATGGATTCCCTGACGCTGGCGATCAGCCAGGGCTCTCTGCGTCGCGGCTCGGCGGCCTGCTATCTCGATGTGCACCACCCGGAAATCGAAGAGTTTCTGGAAATCCGCAAACCGTCCGGCGACTTCAACCGCAAGTCCCTGAACCTGCACCATGGCATCAACATCACCGATGAGTTCATGAATGCGGTGGCCAAGGATGAAGAGTTCGGTCTGCGCTCACCAAAGAGTGGTGAAGTCCTGCGCCGGATCAATGCCCGCAAGCTGTGGCAGAAGATTCTGGAAATCCGTCTGCAGACGGGTGAGCCTTACCTCATCTTCTCCGACACGGTGAACCGCTCCATGGCCAAGCACCAGCGCGATCTGGGGCTGAAGGTGTCTACGTCGAACCTCTGTGCGGAGATCATGCTGCACACGGGCGATGACCATCTGGGCAATGAGCGCACGGCCGTGTGCTGCCTGTCTTCGGTCAATGCCGAGAAATATTTCGAGTGGAAGGATGAGCCGCGCTTCATCGAAGACGTCATGCGCTTCCTCGACAACGTGCTCGAAGACTTCATCCAGCGTGCACCGTCAGAAATGGCAAAAGCTGTCTATTCCGCCCAGCGTGAGCGGTCGGTGGGGCTGGGCCTGATGGGCTTCCATTCCTTCCTGCAACAGATGGGCGTGCCCTTTGAAAGCGCCATGGCCAAGTCATGGAACATTCGCCTGTTCAAGCATATCCGCATGGGCGCTGACGCGGCCAGCGTTGCGCTGGCGGAAGAGCGCGGGGCGTGTCTCGATGCGGAAGAATGCGGCATCAAGCAGCGCTTCTCGCACAAGCTGGCGATTGCGCCGACGGCGTCGATCTCCATCATCTGCGGCGGCGCCAGCCCATGTATCGAGCCAATCCCGGCCAATGTGTACACGCACAAAACCCTGTCGGGCTCACACACGGTGAAGAACCAGGCGCTGGAGAAGCTGCTCGAATCCAAGGGCGTCAATGATGACGACACCTGGGCCTCAATCCTCGAGCATGAAGGCTCGGTGCAGCATCTGGACTGTCTGTCCCAAGATGAAAAAGACATCTTCAAGACAGCGTTCGAGCTTGATCAGCGCTGGGTCATCGACTTTGCCGCTGACCGCGCGCCGTTCATCTGCCAGTCCCAGTCGATCAACGTGTTCATTCCTTCGGATGTGAACAAGTGGGACCTGCACATGCTGCACTGGACCGCGTGGGAGAAGGGCGTGAAGTCGCTCTACTACTGCCGCTCCAAATCTGTTCAGCGTACGGCGTTTGCCGGCGGGACCAGGGTGGACAGCGCCGAGGCGTCGATGGCTGCCGCCGGTGCAGCGCGCACGGACTATGACGAGTGCCTCGCCTGTCAGTGA